One window of the Octopus sinensis linkage group LG3, ASM634580v1, whole genome shotgun sequence genome contains the following:
- the LOC115209502 gene encoding uncharacterized protein LOC115209502, producing MHDLRALLNNLLIKDVKLNWSDKYQKAFEEIKDVLMSELLSHFDPNLEIIVVADVSESGIGPVILPKYEGGSLKAVAHTLRSLLPVEKSYSQIEKGALAIIFAGKIFINLDMEDGSVCRQTTSHYCRSMHQKSVSLHIQPKDCSAGERSY from the coding sequence ATGCACGATTTAAGAGCACTCCTGAATAATTTGTTAATAAAAGATGTTAAGTTGAACTGGTCGGACAAATACCAAAaagcttttgaagaaattaaagacgTTTTAATGTCGGAATTGTTATCACATTTTGAcccaaatttagaaataatagtgGTAGCAGATGTTAGTGAAAGTGGTATTGGACCTGTGATTTTACCCAAATATGAAGGTGGTAGCCTGAAAGCAGTAGCTCATACTTTGCGTTCATTATTGCCGGTTGAGAAAAGTTACAGTCAAATAGAAAAAGGGGCATTAGCCATCATATTTGCAGgaaaaattttcataaatttagACATGGAAGATGGTTCCGTCTGCAGACAAACCACCTCCCATTATTGTCGATCTATGCATCAAAAAAGTGTATCCCTACACATACAGCCAAAAGATTGCAGCGCTGGGGAACGATCCTACTAA
- the LOC115209837 gene encoding acid ceramidase-like translates to MYVKIITILIFVTVVSGFVLKPFDGKCVTDAYPPKSSTTVPNLTINLDLPAHDRWKEVAIKYKDSMKSLIGDLKKLVGSVPVVGDLIIKIIDNEFEKIIPTLPAPYADELLGMADYSGINRGEILLYNIFYEVFTVCTSIIAEDKNGELFHARNLDFGLFMGWDLKKNDWAITEALRPMIMNLDFQKNNKTVFKSASFAGYIGVLSGVKPGVISLTLNERFQLKGGFIGIIQWLLGQRTAKWSSFLTRDTLTSATSYQMAKTELSKTELLAPVYFILGGTKSKEGCVITRSLNKTDNIWEMSAAGGWYILETNYDHWLPPLFIDDRRTPATLCMNELTQNNLTMAGLYNVLSTKPVLNKLTTYTALMQAKSGSLETHIQKCPDPCWPW, encoded by the coding sequence ATGTATGTGAAAATAATAACCATTCTAATCTTTGTGACTGTTGTCTCAGGCTTCGTTTTAAAGCCGTTTGATGGCAAATGTGTTACGGATGCTTATCCACCAAAATCTTCCACTACTGTCCCGAACTTGACTATCAACTTAGATCTACCTGCTCACGACCGATGGAAAGAAGTAGCTATAAAGTATAAAGATTCTATGAAAAGTCTCATCGGAGATCTCAAGAAACTGGTGGGAAGCGTACCCGTTGTGGGAGACTTAATCATCAAAATTATTGATAATGAATTTGAGAAAATTATCCCCACACTTCCCGCTCCTTACGCTGATGAACTGTTGGGTATGGCCGATTACTCTGGTATCAACCGCGGCGAGATACTCTTATATAACATCTTCTACGAAGTATTTACGGTGTGCACATCGATCATTGCTGAAGACAAGAATGGTGAGTTGTTTCATGCTCGAAATCTTGACTTCGGTTTATTTATGGGATGGGACCTTAAAAAAAATGACTGGGCCATTACAGAGGCCCTTCGGCCCATGATTATgaacttggattttcagaaaaacaacaaaactgttTTTAAATCTGCAAGCTTTGCTGGTTACATCGGAGTCCTGAGCGGTGTAAAACCAGGTGTCATTTCACTCACTTTAAACGAAAGATTCCAACTTAAAGGTGGCTTTATTGGAATAATACAGTGGCTGTTGGGTCAAAGAACAGCTAAATGGTCAAGTTTTTTAACGAGGGACACCCTTACATCTGCAACTTCCTATCAAATGGCTAAAACTGAGCTGTCCAAGACGGAACTACTAGCACCCGTATATTTCATCTTAGGTGGAACAAAGTCTAAAGAAGGATGTGTTATCACAAGATCCCTAAATAAGACTGATAATATATGGGAAATGTCTGCAGCGGGTGGCTGGTACATACTGGAGACAAATTACGATCACTGGTTGCCTCCACTGTTTATCGATGATCGCCGAACCCCAGCTACGTTGTGTATGAATGAACTCACTCAAAATAACCTTACAATGGCTGGACTTTACAACGTACTCAGTACAAAACCAGTACTCAACAAACTTACAACATACACTGCATTAATGCAGGCAAAAAGTGGATCTTTAGAAACACACATCCAAAAGTGTCCTGATCCTTGCTGGCCttggtaa